From the Chryseobacterium sp. G0201 genome, the window TGTATGGTTGCCACTATAACATATTTGAATACAAAGAGAGCTGTTAAAGGCTCTCTTTTTTATATTCAAAAAGTTCTGAAGTGATATTGCCTAAATAATCTATTAGCCCATAATCATAAACAATACAAAAAACGACATCAAAAGGCAAACTACATTCTTTTGATATTTCTAAAAGTTCTGATATAAAAGATTCCATTATTAACTCAATTTATTTTGATTAATAATCTGATCTACTTCATTTCGTTTGAAGTACACACGGTTGCCAAATCCGTAACTTGGAATCATCTTGTCCTTTCTCCATCTGTGGAGTGTTGATAAATCGATTTTTAAGAGTTTACAGACTTCCGAACGTGTTAGATATTCGGTGGGTTGGATGGGTTGGAATTTGGCAGATAGTTGTACCGTTAGTTCAGGAATCAAAGAATTTTTTAATTCTGTGATCAGGTCGGTCGGGTTTGTGCCGATAAATTGAATTTGTGTCATAATGATAATTTTACCTTGTTATTATGACACAAAATTATAGGTATTGAAAACTGAGGGAGTGCAAAAGCACTCCCATTTCACTCCCGTATGATATTGCAATATGTTTTAATCAGTATTAGAAATAAGCCTTTTCATTTCTTCAAGATATTGATAAGAGGTATATTTCTCGATTTGGTAATTAGGTGATTTTGATTTTAAGTTGAGTCTATTTTTATAAACAAATTCTTTTGGGTCAGCATCCAATAAAATTCCTGTAATTTCATTTGCTTTTGCTTCGCCAAGAGTTGTAAATATAGGCAGATCGAAAAAACCTAGTTCCTGTAACAAAGCTAATTTTTGAGGATTCTTATATTTTATTTTTAATATGTTTTCCTTTTTTTTAGAGGCTTGGAGAGATTCAGCTCTATTTATTAAGAATTTGGCGATCTTATGATATTCAATATATTCATTCTTGATAAATCTAGAATAATCAAATTTAATAGACTTGTTTTCTATATAAGCATAACTATGAAGAAATTTACGAGATAAATCGGTTAAGTAAAGTTCTGAATTAATACTCATCATTCTTTCTAAAAGTATTTTTAATACTTCATTTGTTATTTTTTCATAATGAACTATATATACATTATTTCCTTTATGCGTAACCGTCTCATCCCAATTAATTAATTGAGGTGGAAATAAAAATATTTTCCTTTTATAACATCTTAAAATATAATTTTTGATAGCTTCTCGTAATATATTACTCAAATTTAAAGTGTCAAATTGTACATCTATAAATGTTCCATATTTCCTTTCAGATAATGTAAATTTAAAATCCAACGGATGAACTTTATATTTATCATATTTATTAAATAAATTTTCCCCTATAAATGCATATTCATCTTCAGTGGGATTATATTTTAAGTATTCTTTTAAATTTTTCGAATATTCATTTTTGAAACTATCAAAATTATCATATAAAGGAATATGGTAATCATCCATATTATTAAGATTTAATAAGTTATTTAGCTTTGTCTGATTGTATTTTTTAACAAATATTTTTTTCATGATTATGTATTCTAAGTCTAATAATAATTTTTGCTATGTAAGATTATATAGAATTTTTTTTGAAAAATACGCTGATAAATTATGATGTCTTTTGCTTTTCTGACAATTCTTTAAAAGTCTGAGCCGTTTGCATAGCCCAATCATCCGCAGTCTTACCGATATAGTTTAAAAACATAGATTCTGTTTTATGACCTGTAATACTCATAAGCTGAGGTGTAGTAAACAATTTATTTCCATAAAAGTTTGTAGCAAATGAACGTCTACAAACATGAGACGAAACTAAATTACATTTTTCAGTTTCTACAATTTCATTCTTTTTGGTAATTTCATTGTAAACTTTCCCTTTTACAATTTCATGAATACCTGCCAATTCACATACTTTCTTTATATGTTTGTTAAATAAAGTAGAATTTGAATCAGGATTATCAGCAAATATTGGAGGAAAATCACCATTATATTTATTTAAAATAGTTTCAACTTCATGATGTAAAGGAATAACAACTTTCTCTCCTGTTTTTTGTTGTGTAATTTCAATGAATCTAAATGAATTCCCTCCAGAATCTGTTTTAGTATATATCATTCTTTTTGTCATTCTAAGCAAGTCACTAGCTCTTTGTCCTAAATAACATCCTAACACTAACCAATCACTAGCAATCCTCCAATCTGTATTTAAAGTAATAATATCTTTTACTTTTTCAATTTCATTTAAAGACAGAAATACTTTATGCTCACTATTAGTCGTTCCAGTACTAAACCCTGCTATTTGATGATTGATCTGCTTTCCATTATTTCTTGCATCAAAAAGTACAGTTTTAAAGTTTTTAATAAATCTTGTTGCCGTAGTATCTAATAGATTACATTCGACAATAAGATAGTTTTTAAATTCTAATAAAACCTTCGCACTGATTTCTTCAATCAAATATTTTTTTTTCTTATTCTTTTGATAATCTGTAAATCTATCTTTTAAGTTATTATACTTCCCAATAGTACTGTTGGTATTAGAAGCGATGCTTTTTTTGAAAGATATAAAGTTTGAAAGATAAATTAAGAGAATACTATCATCCATTTTTTCATCAATACGATTATAAAAAGAATTTATTTTTTCCTCTAACCATTCTTTACAAAATATAATTCCTTTTGCATAATCTGAGTTATAACTTTTCATTACAAAAGTTTCTAATTCATTAAGCTCTAAAGCTAAATTTTTAAATTCCGGAAGTTTTTGAATTGGTCTTGCTGTCTTGCTACTCCAAAATGCTGGATTAATTGTTTTACCTGTTTTAGCTTGAAAAACTTTTTCTCTACTTAATGAAAAGCGTAAATATATTTGAGCATTATCTGAATTATGCAATACGCGAAATTTAACTGTTGCCATCAATTGTATTTTTAATAATTCAAATATACAAATTATTCCAACCATATTTCAACCATATTGAAATCTATTGAATCTTATTGCAATTTAAAAACACTATAAACAACTATAAATAAAACATATAACGTAGCATATACAATCTTACCATTGCTTTAAAATTCAATATTCAGGTACGCTAGGTACCTCAAAAACCTCTAATCGATTGATTAGAGGTTTTTTTATTTTATACACTGCAAATAAATGTAACCTTTAACATGTCTCCTTATTTTACTATACAAATAATAATTGTTTGAAGGAAATATAAAAATTACAGCTAAATATTTTCATTTCACCTACGGCAAAGTTTTCAGCATTTTTAAAATATCATTATAAAGATTTCATGGAATTATTTTTAATTCTATTACTTAATTATGGAAAAAAGTTTAAAATAAATCAATAAACGCTTACAATTCAACAATTAAAATATATAATCCATAAAATAAATCCAAACAGCATTATTAACTATAAAATATTAAATTATTTACAAATAAACATTGATTTAAATCATGATTTTAAATTAATTTAATTAATAAATTTGAAAAAGAATTATAATTCACTCAAATATGAATAAAATATCTATTCTTATTGCAAATTATAACAACGGAAAATATTTTCTTGAATGCTATAATTCAATTATTGGTCAAACATATCAAAATTGGGAGGTTATAATTGTAGATGACGCATCAACTGATAACTCTGTTGAAATAATTAAGAGCATCATAGGTAATGACAACCGTTTTAAACTATATCAAAACCCATTAAACAAAGGTTGCGGCTACACTAAAAGAGAATGCATGAAGTATGCAACAGGAGAAATATGTGCATATCTGGATCCTGATGATGCACTTTATCCTAGAGCTTTGGAAGAATCTGCCGAAGAATATTTATTTAACAATAAAATTGTTGCTACTTATTCGAAAATGATGATGTGTGACGAACACTTGAATCCTCAGAAAACTTTTAGTGCCACAAAAAGAATTTTTAATGACATCTATTTTTTTAATTGTCCTATACAGTTTGCTCATTTTTTCACTTTCAAGAGAGAAGTATATTTTAAAACAAAAGGAATTAATCCTGAATTGAAAAGTGCAGTAGATCAGGATCTATATCTTAAAATTCTTGAATTAGGAAATGTATCATTTATTAATGAAAATCTTTATAAGTACAGACTTCATGCGGATGGAATTTCTCAACACAATTCAAAGCAAGATGCAAAGGATTCTTTTGCAAAAGTGATTCATGAAGCCATGAAACGAAGAGGAATTAAAAAAATTCACGGTAAAAACGTTCCAGATCAATTTACTAACGCAGACGAGATCTATAAACTTCTAGAGTATCAGACAGAGCCTTTATTTAGGATAAGAAATAAACTCAATATAGCATTCATGTAGATTCTAAAAACCGATGAAAATATTTGTTACAAAACAAATTTTGACTGTATTACTTATTCCCAATCTTTATAATTCCTTTATTAATATTCATTAAAAAGGTCTCCCTTGCGGGAGACCGTAAAAACACAAATGATGAAAAAAATCTATCCGGAAATGAAAACCCGAATAGAATATCGTAAAAAGTAATTTGCATTACTTTATTAGTCTTTTTTAATTATAAATCTATAATAAAAAGGTTTTATCTTAAAATCCTAATTCAGTACCTAGTTCACATATAAGCGAATAAAAATTACTTATAGACAACATTTTATAAAAAATATTTACAAACTAAGATTTTACCATTGCAAATATAAACTAATTTTTATTATTCTTCCCATGCAATAGGAATATAAACTGTAACATATCCATCTACATCTAATTGAGCGTCAGAAACCACACCTACCACCGAGCCATAACCAACCCAACCACCTTGCCCCTGCATCGCGGTAAAAGTATAAGTTCCGGCAGGGATTCCGTCATAATATTTGGGTAAAGACTGAAATCCTCCACTTGCATATGTGTCATACGATTCTCCCGTAACATTATTTGTGGCAACAAAACTTCCTACATCATAATTGCCGGAAAGGATTTTAGTACCTGTACTGGAAAGTAATCCGTAACGTACATGATAAGTCTTTGTTTTTGATACCTCTTTTGATTTTTTAGTATTCACATTTGCCTGAGAATCCATCATAAGATCATCGTTTGAAGAACAACCTGTAAAGATTGTAGCCAATGCGGCAAAAGCTAAAATTTTAACTATTGAATTTTTCATATTAATATAATTTGGTAATTCAAAAATATAAATTTTATATTAATCCAATGAAAATCAACAGTTAACATTTGTTTATATTAAATCGATATGAAATAAGTACGCATGTAGAAAAGATGTAGAAAAATATAATGAAACTTAAATTCATTCAAAATTAAATAAACATCAACCCAATTTTACAATTAGCAAAACAACATTTTAATATATTTTTAGAATATTTAACATTAGTTAACTAAAGGTTGGCTTCATAATTGAAAATATTCTTACAGTTAAAGTCTATTCGACTAAAACAACCCTTATTAAAATTTGAGTTATGAAAAATATAGTATTAACAGGGCTTTTGTCAGTTTTTTTATTGACGGCCTGTAAGAAAGACGATCAAGTAGCTGAAAAGTCTCTTGAACAGCAGAAAATAGAATTTCAGTCAAAACAACTTGAAATAGAGAAGCAAAAATTAGCCATTGAAAAAGAAAAAATGGCTTATGAAGCTCAAAAAAAAGCAGACAGCATAGTTGAAGTTCAAAAAGCTAAAACTGCAGCCAATAATTCAAAACCACAGGTCATAAGAGAAACAAAAACCATTTACAGAGATAGAGAATCAAATTCTAGCTCTAACAATGGAACATACGCAGATAACGGAAACAGTTCTACAGGAACCACTGCAACCAAGAAAAAGGGGATGAGTAAAGCTGCAAAAGGTACCATTATCGGTACAGTAGGTGGTGCTGCTGCAGGTGCGATCATTGCTAAGAAAAACAGAGGTCTTGGTGCCGTGATTGGAGGTGTAGTTGGTGGTGCAACAGGCTATACAATTGGTAGAGCCGGTGACAGAAAAGATGGTAGAGTTCAACCAAAATAATTAATATTTTCACAATAAATTTAAAAGATTGCTTATTTTTAGGCAATCTTTTTTTATGATCTTAATTCTGCTTTCAACGATTATCCTTATTCCAACCTTGCTGGGTTTCGGGAAAATTATGGAAAATGTTTCAGGTTCTTTATTTGAAGGAATTTCTTCTAAAATCTTTTCCGGAATATTGGGAATCAGTTTAATATGGACGATTCTTGCCTTTTTTATTCCTCTTAATATTTATGTAGAAATTGTTACTATTTTATTAGGGCTGCTTTATTTTTTTAAAGAGAAATTATATGAAAATTTCTATATATTTTCAAGAAAAGATGTAATTTCAATTGCACTCATTTCAATTGTCATCCTATTAGCAAGTTCTTATTATCCTTATATATTAGATCATTTCGGTTATTATGTTCCGACCATAAAATGGCTCACAGAATACGGACTGGTAAAAGGTATTTCAAATCTTGATCTTACGTTGGGACAAATGTCTATCTGGCATATTTTCCAAGCTGGATTCTCAAATTTTTCAGATCCATTTTTAAGAATTAATGCTGTTTTATTAATTGTTTACACAATTTATATTACTGAAAAGAAAAGCTGGATTCAACACTGTTTCATTCCAATTCTTCTATTATTTTCACAATCCCCAAGCCCGGATTTGCCTGTCATTATTTTTTCATTGATTATCTTAAAAGAGATTCTTTCAGGAAATAAAAATGCGTCGTTATTAATAGGATTTTCAGTCTTTATTTTTGCCATAAAACCTACGATGATCTGGCTTCCAATTTTAAGTTTCCTCTACTCTATTCTTATTATTAAGTCAAATTTTAAAAGTCTGATTTTTGGGACTTTAATTCTTATTTTATTTTTCATTAAAAATATCTGGACTTTCGGTTATCCGATTTTCCCGGTTTCAATCGGCGATTTGGGAGTTAACTGGCAACCCAATCCCGAAGTTTTAAAAATCTCGTCTCAATATGCTATTTTGAAGACGTATGATATGCAATATTCTTATCAGGAAATTCAGCAATTTTCTACAATCGATTACATTAAAAACTGGCTTTTATTAAATGGTATTAAATCAAAAATTAACATTCTTTTTATTGTAAGCCTATTAATCTTTATATGTTTTACAGTTATTAAAAAAAATAAAATCATAACGCTGATTTGTATTTCATTAATCATAAAAACCGTTTTAGTTCTTTTATTTTCTGCACAATACAGATTTTTTATTGATGTTTTTTTTGTGATATTTTTTGTAATGTTCATTAATTATTTCACCAAAAAGAAAGCTTTTTTTGTTTTTATATCATTAAGTATATTTTTCGTCGGATTTTTATCTTTCCCGAATCTTATTCAAAAATATGTGCCAAGCTTTAGATTAAGCAAATTCATGGGAACATTTGAAAAAGAACAATTATACAAACCATCAAGCTATATTTATAATAATTTCAGCACGCAAAAAGTCGGAAATTTGAAGTTTAATATTTCAAAAAAATATTCTTTTAGTTTTGACACACAACTTCCTGCAATTTCTACAAGTTATATTTCTGATGATGTAAAAGCAGAAATTTTTCCACAACTTATTGATGAAAACAATATCAAAAAAGGATTTATCTGGAAAAAAATGACTCCAAAAGAGAAAAAAGAAGCCCAAAACGTTATCAATACTATCGAAAATACCAATAAATAGAACCAATCCGGAAACTTTATTATGTGGAGAAAAATCGGTAATTTTGTATCATGTTCAATACTTTAGGTAATCTTCTCAGTCTTACAACATTTGGAGAAAGTCACGGTGTGGCTTATGGTGGAATCATCAATAATTTTCCGGCAGGTTTGGAAATCGATCTTGATAAAGTTCAGTACGAATTAGATCGCAGAAAACCAGGTCAATCGGCTATTGTTACACAAAGAAAAGAAAGTGACACCGTAAAATTTCTTTCAGGAATGTTTGAAGGAAAAACCACCGGAACTCCAATTGGTTTTATCATCGAAAACGAAAATCAGAAATCAAAAGATTATGATCACATCGCCAATTCTTACCGTCCGAGTCATGCAGATTTTACGTACGATCAAAAATATGGGATCAGAGACTATCGTGGTGGTGGAAAATCTTCTGCGAGAGAAACAATCAACTGGGTTGTTGCTGGTGCGCTTGCAAAACAACTTTTATCAGATATCGAGATCAACGCTTACGTTTCTTCTGTAGGCGATATTTTCTGTGAAAAACCATATCAGGCTTTAGATTTTTCTAAAACCGAGAGCAATGAAGTTCGTTGTCCTGATGCAGAAACAGCAGAAAAAATGATCGCAAGAATCAAAGAGATCAAAAAAGAAGGAAACACGATCGGAGGAACGATTACTTGTGTAATTAAAAACGTTCCTGTCGGAATTGGAGAACCTATTTTCTCTAAACTTCAGGCAGAACTAGCAAAAGCGATGTTAAATATCAATGCCTGCAAAGGTTTTGAATATGGAAGCGGATTTTGCGGAGCTAAAATGACAGGAAGTGAGCACAATGACGGTTTCAACACAGATTTCACAACAAAATCTAATCTTTCTGGAGGAATTCAAGGTGGAATTTCGAATGGAATGGATATTTATTTCCGTGTTGCTTTCAAACCTGTGGCTACGATTTTAAGACCTCAGGAAAGCGTTGACAAATACGGAAATCCTGCTATCGTGGAAGGAAAAGGAAGACATGATCCTTGTGTGGTTCCAAGAGCTGTTCCTGTAGTAGAAAGTTTAGCAGCTTTCGTTTTAGCAGACTTATTTTTGATCAACAAAACAAGAAACATCAATAATTTTTAATATAAAATTAATAGTATGAAAAATTACTGGGATAAAGGAATTTCTTTCGAAGAGTATGTAAATACAGGAAGAGAAAGATTAGAAAATCCAACCACTGAACAGGACAAAGATTATAAACAATATTACGAATTGGGACTTCAAAGAATGGAAAGAACTTTAAAAAAGTACACTCCGGATGAAGAACAATTAAAAGAATTAGAATCTAAAAACTTCGACGGAAAAATTTTAATCATTTCTGAAACTTGGTGCGGTGATGCAAGTGCAACTGTTCCTGCTTTGATTAAATTTTTCGAAGGTCACAACGAAGTAAGAATATTTTTAAGAGACAGCGATAAAAGTCTGATCAGTCAATTTCAAACCAACGGAACAGAATCTATCCCGAAAGTTATTATATTGGATAAAGATTTTAACGTAAAAAATTCTTGGGGACCTCGTCCAAAATTCGGAAAGGAATTGTTAATGAAATATAAAGCCGATCCTGAAGCATATACAAAAGATCAGTTTTATAATGATCTGCAATTGTATTATGCTAAAAACAGAGGTAAAGATGCTGTTCAGGAGATTTTAGAATTGCTTTAATTATTAAATATTAATTACTAATAAATATGCACATAGTTTGTCATTCCGTAGGAATCTAAGCTGAGTTTGTTAAAAATTTATTACTAATCACTTTGTTGAGATTCCTCCGGAATGACAAATATTATGTTTAAATTCCTAAGTTTAAGATTTACAATTTTTATTAAAAAGTAAAAATGAAAAAAAATATAATTTATATAATATTAATCGCCATTATCGGTGTGATTGCTTTCGTTCCGGGAGTAAAGCATACTCTTAAAGATATGTTTTTCCCGATCGCAACGATTGAAAATGCAGTACACATCAGCGAAGAAGATTATGATATCGAATTAAAAGGAATCAACGTTCCAAGTACGAATCTTAAAAACTTTAAAGACAAACCTGTTTTCCTGAATTTCTGGGGAACCTGGTGCCCGCCTTGCAGAAAAGAGTGGCCTTCAATTCAAAAATTATATGACACCAGAAAAGGAAATGTAGATTTTGTATTAATCGCAATGAATGACCAAGAACCTGCTGTAAGAAAGTTTTTAGAAGAAAATAAATATAATGTTCCTGTTTATATTGCTCAAAGTCCGATCTCAGAAAAGCTGTTGCCAAAGGTATTCCCAACTACTTTTCTTTTAGATAAGAATGGTAGAATTTTAATCAAAGAAGATGCATCAAGAGATTGGAACACAGAATCTACCCATCAATTTATTGATAATATTATTAAGTAATATTTAACTAAAATTTTTATTGAGTTGGTACGGAATTTGCGAAATTTGTATAGTTGAAAAAAATTATTTTAAAACTAAACACACAATGAAGTATTCAAAATTAAATCTGGCAAAAGAAGCCATTAGCCATAAAGGTTTCGTAAAAAAAATTCCTGATATATTCAGGATGATAAAAATGTGGAGAAAAGGAGCTTATCCTGTCAATTCAATTGATATTATTCTTCCTTTATTAGGTCTTGTCTATGTGATCTCACCGATCGATCTACTTCCTGAGGTTGCAATACCTGTTTTAGGAGTTTTAGATGACTTGGCAGTTTTATCATTAACGATTCCTAAACTGGTAAAAGAAGTAGACAAGTTTTTACTTTGGGAAGCCGAAAAAGAATACAGCTCGGGTCAGACTAAAGTAATTGACGCGCAATTAATAAAATAGTATAAAACCATTCCTTTTCGGAATGGTTTTTTTGTAAAATATTTTCAGTGTTAATTGCTAATAATTATCATTCACAATTAACTTACGAAGTAAAATTGACAATTGACCTTTTTCATTTCTACTTTTCGCTTCCAAATCCTTAAATTTGCAACATCTAATAAAAAATAATGGAAAGTAAAAAAGAATTCTTTTTGGAGTGCTACAAGCTAGGTATCATTAAATTCGGAAGATTCACTTTAAAAAGTGGTATTGAAAGTCCGTTTTATGTAGACTTAAGACCTTTAGCCTCAGATCCTAAAATTTTAAAAAGTCTTGCTAATTATTTATTGGACATGCTTCCTTTAGATAATTTTGATTTGATCTGCGGAGTTCCTTACGCTGCACTTCCGATGGCAACAGCTATGTCTTTGGAAAGCTACATTCCGTTGATTATCAAAAGAAAAGAAGCAAAAGATTACGGTACTAAAAAAATGATTGAAGGAATTTACCAAAAAGGACAAAATTGTCTTTTGGTAGAAGATGTGATTACGTCAGGAAAATCTTTAGTAGAAACTATTGGTGAAATCGAGCAGGAAGACCTTAAAGTTGCCGACATCGTTGTTGTTCTAGACAGAGAACAAGGCGGAAAACAACTTTTAGAAAGCAGAGGATTCAGAGTTCACACACTTTTCAATATTTCAGAAGTTTGCGAGATTCTTCAGGAAACAGGAGATCTTAGTGATGAAGAAGTAAAAAGAATTCAGGATTTTCTTCAAGGGAATCATATTCAGTTTGAAGAAAAAACAAGATGTTCTTATGAGCAGAAATTACAAAATGCTCAACATTCGGTTTCTAAAAAATTATTAGAAACAGCTTTAGCAAAACAATCAAACCTTATCGCTTCTGCAGACGTTACCACAACCCAGGAATTGTTGGAACTGGCAGAAAAAGTAGGTCCAAATATAATTGCATTAAAAACGCACATCGATATTATTTCTGATTTCGATTACGAAAAAACAATCGTTCCATTAAAAGCATTGGCTACAAAATATCAGTTCTTATTAATGGAGGACAGAAAATTTGCCGACATCGGAAATACTCAGGAATTACAGTTCACAAGCGGAGTTTTTAAAATTACAGATTGGGCAGATTTTGTAACATCTCAAGTTATCGGAGGTTTTGAGTCGTTGGATTGCTTCAAAAACGTAGGTGTTGTGGCCATCATTGGAATGTCTTCAAAAGGAACTTTAACAACAAACAGTTATAGAGAAGAAGCTCTTAAAGTAGCCTTATCTCACCCAAATGTAATCGGAGGTGTTTCTCAAAACCCTATTCCTGAGGAGATCTTATTATTTACACCAGGCGTGAATCTGGCAGATTCAGGAGACGGAAAAGGACAACAATATAATACTCCGGAGCATGTATTTAAAACCCTTCACACAGATTTCATCATTGTAGGAAGAGGAATTTATAAATCTGATAACCCTGAACAGGCTTCTATCACGTATAAAAACGAAGGTTGGAGCGCCTATTTAAATTCTTTAGAAAAAAAAGCAATTCAGAACTAAAATCTTACGAAATCTATTCAAAATAAGTTATATTTGGTACTTTATCAGAATTTTGAAAAACGTTATTAGTATTTGTCTTGTTTTGTTTTTGGGTGTTGTAGAAGTTTCTGCGCAGAAAGACAGCATTTATATTGAAGCAAAATTGTCTTCGGATAAAAAAACGCTGAACATTAATCAGGAAATTGTTTATTACAATAATTCTGAAAAAGATTTAGATACCGTAAAACTTTTAAACTGGGTTTCAGCGTACAAAAAAAGAGGAACTTCATTGGTTTACAGAAAGCTCGAAGACAGAAATAATGATCTGCATTTCGCAAAACCTGAAGAACAGGGAAAACTTTTAAGTTTAAACATTAAAAGTTCCGACAATCAGGAAATTTCTGTAAACAACATTTCAGAAGAGAACCTTTTTCTTCCTTTGACTAAGGCTTTAAAACCTGGTGAAAGTGTAAAATTACAACTGCAATATCAGATGCAGCTGCCTGATAAAAAATTTACAGGCTACGGAACATCTGATAAAAATATAGCTTTAAAATATTTCTTTATTGTTCCGGATCATTTTGATCCGGACAATATTTCTCAGAGAAATTACCATGATATTGAAGAATCTATCAGCTTTAATACGTACTGGACAATCAATTTTGACATTCCCGTAAATTATTTTATCGAAAGTAACCTTCAGCAGATTCAGATGAATTCTTTTAAAGGATATTTGGATTCTGATCCTGAATTTTTGATCTCACAAAATGAATTTCCTTCCATAAAAATTACTACTTCGGATATTAACACAGAAGTAAAATTTGGATATAATCTAAAACCGGAAGAAAAACAGAATTTAGAATTTTATTTACCGTTACATTTAAAATTCATTAAAGAAAAAACAGGTTCTGTTCCTGAAAAAATTTTTATTTCAGACAAGTTCAGAGATAAAGAAGATTTCTTTGGAAACAATGATATCACGTTCTGGAAATTCAAATTCAGATTATTCACAGAAGCTGAAAAGACTGATATGGATTATTTCGGCATTATAGCTAAAAAAGTTCTTGATGAAAGTATTATTACAGACAAGCTGGATAACCATTGGTTCAAAAACGGTTTAAAATCATATCTTGAAATTCAATATTTAAATAAATTTTACCCCGAAACTAAGCTTTTAGGAACTTTACCCGAGACTAAAGTATTTGGTGTGAAAC encodes:
- a CDS encoding YkvA family protein, coding for MKYSKLNLAKEAISHKGFVKKIPDIFRMIKMWRKGAYPVNSIDIILPLLGLVYVISPIDLLPEVAIPVLGVLDDLAVLSLTIPKLVKEVDKFLLWEAEKEYSSGQTKVIDAQLIK
- the pyrF gene encoding orotidine-5'-phosphate decarboxylase; amino-acid sequence: MESKKEFFLECYKLGIIKFGRFTLKSGIESPFYVDLRPLASDPKILKSLANYLLDMLPLDNFDLICGVPYAALPMATAMSLESYIPLIIKRKEAKDYGTKKMIEGIYQKGQNCLLVEDVITSGKSLVETIGEIEQEDLKVADIVVVLDREQGGKQLLESRGFRVHTLFNISEVCEILQETGDLSDEEVKRIQDFLQGNHIQFEEKTRCSYEQKLQNAQHSVSKKLLETALAKQSNLIASADVTTTQELLELAEKVGPNIIALKTHIDIISDFDYEKTIVPLKALATKYQFLLMEDRKFADIGNTQELQFTSGVFKITDWADFVTSQVIGGFESLDCFKNVGVVAIIGMSSKGTLTTNSYREEALKVALSHPNVIGGVSQNPIPEEILLFTPGVNLADSGDGKGQQYNTPEHVFKTLHTDFIIVGRGIYKSDNPEQASITYKNEGWSAYLNSLEKKAIQN